From a region of the Lactuca sativa cultivar Salinas chromosome 4, Lsat_Salinas_v11, whole genome shotgun sequence genome:
- the LOC111877894 gene encoding COBRA-like protein 1 has protein sequence MSTPEIVDLMSGTQPPNSPENCCRGGVLAASAINPQQSSSSFDMVVGNLQGNSSLQMPRMPVNLTLQAPGPGYTCSPTEETPPSVALVVGGRREEEVFKTWKSTCTYSSYLANKTPVCCVSLSTFYSPQITTCPQCSCGCRPADKATSSCISGSSNSLETEFVGNSDTLRCTDHMCPLRVHWHIKTNYMDHWRVKLTVTNLNYNRNYTNWNLVVHHPGFSQSTTTYSFNNTLLHTPGIPDDVALFWGLDYYNTNLLNADKDQVGSVSTEILLAKDHKTFTLHNGWALPRTVYFAGENCVMPSPDTFPMLPSGTSICRPFGILMILLIVYLNFKLVKF, from the exons ATGTCTACACCGGAGATAGTTGATCTGATGTCCGGTACTCAGCCACCAAACTCGCCGGAAAACTGTTGTCGTGGTGGTGTTCTTGCCGCCTCGGCTATTAACCCACAACAATCATCTTCTTCATTTGACATGGTTGTTGGTAACTTACAAGGAAATTCTTCATTACAGATGCCTCGGATGCCTGTAAATCTTACTTTACAGGCACCTGGACCAGGGTACACTTGTAGCCCTACCGAAGAAACTCCTCCATCTGTTGCTCTCGTAGTTGgtggaagaagagaagaagaagttttTA AAACATGGAAATCAACATGCACATATTCTAGTTATCTGGCTAACAAAACGCCAGTATGTTGCGTTTCACTCTCAACATTTTATAGTCCGCAAATCACGACATGCCCTCAATGTAGTTGCGGGTGCAGACCAGCAGACAAGGCAACATCATCATGCATTAG TGGTTCTAGTAATTCACTTGAGACAGAATTCGTTGGTAATTCAGACACGTTGAGGTGTACGGATCATATGTGTCCTCTACGTGTCCACTGGCATATAAAAACCAACTATATGGATCATTGGAGGGTGAAACTTACAGTTACAAATCTAAATTATAACAGAAATTATACTAATTGGAACCTCGTTGTTCATCATCCTGGTTTCTCTCAATCTACAACAACGTATAGTTTTAACAATACTTTACTCCATACGCCTGGGATCCCAG ATGATGTAGCCTTGTTTTGGGGTCTAGACTACTACAACACGAATCTTTTAAATGCTGACAAGGATCAGGTGGGGTCCGTCTCCACTGAGATACTTTTGGCCAAGGACCATAAAACATTCACATTGCACAATGGTTGGGCATTGCCAAGAACTGTCTACTTTGCGGGTGAAAATTGTGTTATGCCATCTCCGGACACTTTCCCTATGCTTCCAAGTGGTACTTCTATATGTAGGCCTTTCGGTATCTTAATGATCCTCTTAATAGTATACCTTAACTTTAAACtagtaaaattttaa